In the genome of Ignavibacteria bacterium, one region contains:
- a CDS encoding alpha/beta fold hydrolase, whose translation MKLCLVFLIAMSFIISTSNAYGFGDLYEVKETEFFYELSDGVKLDCSIYKPVADVPANGWPVIIYCHGFGKSKRDVAELARSQAAFGYLTFIYSMRGQGRSKGESHLISRVEMEDLQELVAAIKKRKDASDDNVAITGSSQGGIIPFMASCYGMKVRCIISDLGSPTFASSWIQNGSIRMSLLWSLSYSDNVVRYDDDVQEFRKIILDNDPDDVRDFLEEFLENRDFSKEVINNQNPIMFSNSWKDVYFNSNGIIKTLSSSNKYNKFYFGAIKGHSSDTNLSETEYHNEMISKWIRYWLFSENNGVADTPKYTYSFGGYPIFENSWTYYRFSSNYSPFTNNKKIKFFLWNTKLEQYENYDKDSVLLLNDADENLTMREAINSEFTGNYFNSKFRKQVIIMDSSPLTYNYNVIGIPEITLNLKYTSQVYQINIQIWEVNEFNDVHFVSSINYTNWNNKSDKEIRKEIEGNAVAHTFHKGSRIRLVITNLDTRNDDSELRTNPYVLPVLNRNAGIIYTGGKNGSFIELPILE comes from the coding sequence ATGAAATTGTGCCTGGTTTTTTTGATTGCAATGTCTTTCATAATTTCTACTTCTAATGCATATGGATTTGGAGATTTATATGAAGTCAAAGAAACCGAATTTTTTTATGAATTAAGTGACGGAGTTAAGCTTGACTGCTCAATATATAAACCTGTTGCTGATGTTCCTGCAAACGGCTGGCCTGTAATAATTTACTGTCACGGTTTCGGAAAATCTAAACGAGATGTTGCAGAACTTGCAAGATCGCAGGCAGCATTCGGGTATTTAACTTTTATTTATTCAATGCGTGGTCAGGGTCGTTCAAAAGGCGAATCACATCTGATAAGCCGTGTCGAGATGGAGGACCTTCAGGAACTTGTCGCCGCAATAAAAAAGCGAAAGGACGCAAGCGATGATAATGTTGCAATAACCGGTTCGTCTCAGGGAGGAATAATCCCGTTTATGGCGAGTTGTTATGGAATGAAAGTTAGATGCATTATCTCAGATTTAGGTTCTCCGACTTTTGCATCAAGCTGGATTCAGAACGGAAGCATTAGAATGAGCTTACTATGGTCATTAAGCTACAGTGATAATGTTGTGCGTTATGATGATGACGTTCAGGAGTTCAGAAAAATTATTTTAGATAATGACCCTGATGATGTTCGGGATTTTCTCGAAGAATTTCTCGAAAACAGGGATTTTTCGAAGGAAGTTATTAATAACCAGAACCCGATAATGTTTTCAAATTCATGGAAAGATGTATATTTTAATTCCAATGGTATAATAAAAACTTTAAGCAGCAGCAACAAATACAATAAATTTTATTTCGGCGCAATAAAAGGTCACAGTTCGGATACAAATTTATCAGAGACCGAGTATCATAATGAAATGATAAGCAAATGGATCCGTTACTGGTTATTCAGTGAAAACAATGGAGTCGCCGATACTCCAAAATATACTTATTCATTCGGTGGGTATCCGATTTTTGAAAACAGCTGGACATACTACCGCTTCAGCAGTAATTATTCACCTTTTACAAATAATAAAAAAATAAAATTTTTTTTATGGAATACCAAATTAGAGCAGTATGAAAACTATGATAAAGATTCAGTTCTTCTGTTAAATGACGCAGATGAGAATTTGACAATGCGTGAAGCTATTAACAGTGAATTTACCGGAAATTACTTTAATTCCAAGTTCAGGAAGCAAGTTATAATTATGGATTCTTCCCCGTTAACTTATAATTACAATGTAATTGGAATACCGGAAATAACTTTAAACCTTAAATATACATCTCAAGTTTATCAGATAAACATCCAGATTTGGGAAGTTAATGAATTCAACGATGTTCATTTTGTTTCAAGTATAAACTATACTAACTGGAATAACAAATCCGATAAAGAAATCCGCAAAGAAATTGAAGGCAATGCCGTAGCGCATACATTTCACAAAGGCAGCAGGATACGACTTGTGATAACAAATTTAGATACAAGGAATGATGATTCCGAACTTCGCACTAACCCTTACGTTCTGCCGGTCTTAAACCGCAATGCCGGCATTATTTATACCGGAGGCAAAAACGGAAGCTTTATAGAGTTACCTATTCTAGAGTAA
- a CDS encoding ABC-F family ATP-binding cassette domain-containing protein: MISANNITVNFGARNLFKNVSFQISGRDRIGLVGSNGAGKSTLLKILINEFQPEEGVVSFSKHTTFGYLPQEGLTYEGKTLYDEVYSSVDDINNIQNEIADIESEMETFTDHSSEQFLDLIENYTELQQKFNDLDGFKLKSKIEKILIGLGFKNDDFNRLTDEFSGGWQMRIAIAKLLLKNPSVILLDEPTNHLDIESLIWFENYLKNYNGAILLISHDKNFLDNITDKTIEISMGKVTLYSGNYSFYVKEKEERKTLLENQKKNQDKYLKQQEKFIERFRYKATKAKAVQSRIKLVEKLDIIELEDEENSIKIKFPPATHSGKISLEIENLYKTYDDKKYILEDINLILERGEKIALVGVNGAGKSTLARMIAGFESISKGKIKLGHLVDIKYYSQHQSDELDPDKTVLEVMEECANGEIAKNLRNILGSFLFRGDDVFKLVKVLSGGEKSRLALAKMLIEPSNFLILDEPTNHLDMRSKDVLMEALNAYEGTVLVVSHDRYFLDGIINKVIEVKDKKIKIYYGNSSDYLKAKDRESSPAKKEIEEKSSLKNSLPVKNTYSAKKEIKKKITPIRKKISELELEMTALEKRLKEIESIMSAQDFFKKTDDIKSITGEYNSLKERISVNYSQWEKETEKLTELETLLT; encoded by the coding sequence TTGATTTCAGCAAATAACATAACGGTAAATTTCGGTGCAAGAAATCTTTTCAAAAATGTTTCATTTCAGATAAGCGGAAGAGACAGAATCGGACTTGTCGGTTCAAATGGTGCAGGCAAATCGACTTTGCTGAAAATTCTTATTAATGAATTCCAGCCGGAGGAAGGTGTTGTAAGTTTTTCCAAGCATACAACATTCGGATATTTGCCCCAGGAAGGTCTGACTTATGAAGGAAAAACTTTATATGATGAAGTTTATTCTTCGGTTGATGATATAAATAATATTCAGAATGAAATTGCAGACATTGAAAGTGAAATGGAAACGTTCACCGACCATTCATCCGAACAATTTCTGGATTTAATCGAGAACTATACTGAACTTCAGCAAAAGTTTAATGACCTCGACGGATTTAAACTAAAATCAAAGATTGAAAAAATCCTCATAGGGCTTGGATTTAAAAATGATGATTTTAACAGATTAACCGACGAGTTCAGCGGCGGATGGCAAATGAGAATTGCGATTGCAAAGCTTCTTCTTAAAAATCCTTCTGTGATTTTACTTGACGAACCAACAAACCATCTTGATATCGAGTCACTAATCTGGTTTGAAAATTATTTAAAGAATTATAACGGCGCTATTTTGCTTATTTCGCATGATAAAAATTTTCTTGACAACATTACAGATAAGACAATTGAGATAAGCATGGGTAAAGTTACGTTATATTCAGGTAATTATTCTTTTTATGTAAAAGAAAAAGAAGAGAGAAAGACTCTTCTTGAAAATCAGAAGAAAAATCAGGATAAATATTTAAAACAGCAGGAAAAATTTATCGAGAGATTCAGATATAAGGCGACAAAGGCGAAAGCAGTGCAAAGCCGGATTAAACTTGTTGAAAAGCTTGACATAATCGAGCTTGAGGATGAAGAAAACAGCATCAAGATAAAATTTCCTCCGGCGACACATTCAGGAAAAATTTCTCTTGAAATAGAAAACTTATATAAAACATACGACGATAAAAAATATATTCTCGAAGATATAAACCTAATACTTGAACGCGGTGAAAAAATTGCGCTTGTTGGTGTGAACGGAGCAGGGAAGTCAACTCTTGCAAGAATGATTGCAGGATTTGAGAGCATATCAAAAGGTAAAATAAAACTCGGACATCTTGTTGATATTAAATATTACTCACAGCATCAGTCAGATGAACTTGACCCCGACAAAACAGTCCTTGAAGTAATGGAAGAATGCGCAAACGGTGAAATTGCCAAAAATCTCCGGAACATTCTCGGGAGTTTTTTGTTTAGAGGGGATGATGTATTTAAGCTTGTGAAAGTCTTGTCAGGCGGAGAAAAATCACGACTTGCGCTTGCAAAAATGCTTATTGAGCCTTCAAATTTTTTGATTCTTGATGAGCCGACAAATCATTTGGATATGCGTTCAAAAGATGTTCTTATGGAAGCGCTCAATGCATATGAGGGAACAGTGCTTGTTGTTTCGCACGACAGATATTTTTTGGATGGAATTATTAATAAGGTAATCGAGGTTAAAGATAAAAAGATTAAAATATATTATGGCAATTCTTCGGATTATTTAAAAGCAAAAGATAGAGAATCTTCTCCGGCTAAAAAAGAAATCGAAGAAAAATCTTCGCTGAAAAATTCATTGCCGGTAAAAAATACCTATTCGGCAAAGAAGGAAATTAAGAAAAAAATTACTCCTATAAGGAAAAAAATCTCCGAGCTTGAACTTGAAATGACCGCTCTTGAAAAACGTTTGAAAGAAATTGAATCAATTATGTCAGCGCAGGATTTTTTTAAAAAAACCGATGATATAAAAAGTATTACCGGAGAATACAATTCACTTAAAGAAAGAATTTCTGTAAATTATTCTCAGTGGGAAAAAGAGACTGAAAAATTAACCGAATTAGAAACATTATTAACTTAA
- a CDS encoding MBL fold metallo-hydrolase, which yields MIAKIGNYKVFAVQTGLFKLDGGAMFGVVPKPLWTKTNPSDDLNRIEMCTRAMLLVSDKKKILIDTGIGYKLSDKLNKIYVVNFSKYTLEKSLEELSYKREDITDVILTHLHFDHAGGNTYYDEEHQLKISYPNATYHVQKEHYEWALNPTERDKASFFPENYVILDEKKVLRKISGEHKFDDYISLHPVYGHTKAMQLIKIADEKKSMLYLADLIPTAGHIPLPFIMGYDLFPLTTLEEKRKFLTDIADNKRSVFFEHDPHHVTGKISQTEKGHLFEKHNEIDNELLFS from the coding sequence ATGATTGCTAAGATTGGAAATTACAAGGTTTTTGCTGTCCAGACGGGGCTTTTTAAGCTTGATGGCGGGGCGATGTTCGGCGTAGTGCCAAAGCCGTTATGGACAAAAACAAATCCTTCGGATGATTTGAACAGGATTGAAATGTGCACCCGTGCGATGCTGCTTGTAAGTGATAAGAAAAAAATTCTTATAGATACCGGAATCGGCTATAAACTTTCCGATAAACTAAATAAAATTTATGTTGTGAATTTTTCAAAATATACCTTGGAAAAATCTCTCGAAGAACTTAGTTATAAACGCGAAGACATAACTGATGTTATCTTAACTCATCTGCATTTTGACCATGCAGGCGGAAATACTTATTATGATGAAGAACATCAGTTAAAAATTTCTTATCCCAATGCGACATATCATGTTCAGAAAGAACATTATGAATGGGCATTGAATCCTACTGAGCGTGACAAAGCAAGTTTTTTCCCTGAAAATTATGTAATACTCGATGAGAAAAAAGTTTTGAGAAAAATTTCAGGCGAGCATAAGTTTGATGATTATATTTCTCTTCATCCTGTTTATGGGCACACAAAGGCAATGCAGTTAATAAAAATTGCTGATGAGAAAAAATCTATGCTGTATCTTGCAGACTTAATCCCAACAGCAGGGCATATTCCGCTTCCATTCATAATGGGTTATGATTTGTTTCCTTTAACAACACTCGAAGAAAAAAGAAAATTCTTAACCGACATAGCTGATAATAAACGTTCGGTTTTTTTTGAACACGACCCGCATCATGTAACCGGAAAAATTTCTCAAACAGAAAAAGGGCATTTATTCGAAAAACATAACGAAATAGATAATGAACTTCTCTTCAGTTGA
- a CDS encoding T9SS type A sorting domain-containing protein, with protein sequence MKKILLVAIILLNAGIIYSQASNYFPASTGYKWYYKETPLDSLNNPITSASTYRIDSFAVNNVMFHGYNAAKVVSKSGLITQTQPAPYNDTAYYSFQSNDAYNYLRILPGLDSIPILQQIGLIAFLKGMENWYNVYRFNNAVNTNYTIVTKDTTFTYDTLTLPIRITMTGRRLNDENVSTVVGTFLSKKFLFTYNLSYLILIPPLPPIPITLVQIPETTYVANNIWMVKNVRASANVNLSQLGFPITFSVPGTMTELTTEPSGISNIGSTIATSFVLKQNYPNPFNPMTKIKFIVPANVNGQLSNVRLVVYDVSGKLVSELVNARLNSGEYEVDFNAVGLASGTYFYELQANNFRITRKMVLQK encoded by the coding sequence ATGAAAAAAATTTTATTAGTCGCAATCATCCTGCTGAATGCAGGAATAATTTACTCACAAGCATCGAATTATTTCCCCGCATCGACAGGATATAAATGGTATTACAAAGAAACTCCTCTGGATTCTCTGAACAACCCCATAACTTCTGCATCAACATACAGAATAGATTCATTTGCTGTTAACAATGTGATGTTTCACGGCTACAATGCAGCGAAAGTTGTTTCTAAATCGGGATTGATAACCCAAACACAACCCGCGCCATACAACGACACAGCATATTACAGTTTTCAGTCAAATGATGCTTATAATTATTTAAGAATTTTACCCGGACTTGACAGCATTCCTATTCTTCAACAAATCGGATTGATTGCCTTTCTGAAAGGAATGGAAAATTGGTATAACGTCTACAGGTTTAATAATGCTGTAAATACCAACTATACAATTGTTACGAAGGATACGACATTTACTTATGATACCTTAACTCTTCCCATAAGGATAACAATGACAGGGCGAAGATTAAATGACGAAAATGTTTCAACGGTTGTAGGAACTTTCCTTTCTAAGAAATTTTTATTCACTTATAATTTAAGTTATCTCATATTAATTCCACCGCTTCCGCCCATACCAATAACTCTTGTACAGATTCCTGAAACAACTTATGTTGCAAACAATATATGGATGGTAAAAAACGTGAGAGCCTCTGCAAATGTTAATTTAAGCCAGCTTGGTTTTCCAATTACATTTTCCGTTCCCGGAACTATGACGGAACTTACTACCGAACCATCCGGGATTTCAAACATAGGCAGTACAATTGCAACGTCATTTGTTCTTAAACAAAATTATCCGAACCCGTTTAATCCAATGACTAAAATAAAATTTATTGTTCCGGCAAATGTGAATGGTCAATTGTCAAATGTAAGACTTGTTGTTTATGATGTCTCAGGAAAACTTGTAAGTGAATTAGTAAATGCGCGGTTAAACAGTGGTGAGTATGAAGTTGATTTCAATGCTGTTGGACTTGCAAGCGGAACGTATTTTTATGAATTACAGGCAAATAATTTCAGAATAACTAGGAAAATGGTTTTGCAGAAATAA
- a CDS encoding sodium:solute symporter, producing MNFSSVDYIIIVVYLIGVALFGILSSGKQKSAKDYFLGSKQIPWWAVCFSIVATETSTLTFVSIPGLAYLTNMSFLQLAVGYMIGRIVVAIVFIPRYYRGEMETAYQYLGNRFGDPMRKYSSITFIFLRIFADGVRLFVTAIPIKFITGFGYLECIIIVGAITLVYSYIGGIKAVIWTDVIQMFIYIGGAIASFWVILELLPGGWQDVVNFATPGNKFQIFNFNFADSLQSFFTGPYNVIGGLVGGAFLSMASHGTDQLIVQRLLTCEDKRSSQKAVIWSGVIVFFQFAIFLLIGIMLYALYQGADFKTMVIDGYALTKSDEIFPRFIIQNLPIGIAGLVVAGLLSASMSTLSSAFNSLASTTVFDLFKVKDDPNNPGKELRFSRYATLFWGFVIICTGLLFQDEKNPAVDYALKIQSMIYGGLLGVFLLGMISKKANLSDAIISYSVAIVSLFLLFILPQFKIIPALNLTWFTFFGVIITFVVATITGMFHKKTNLTVNG from the coding sequence ATGAACTTCTCTTCAGTTGATTACATTATTATAGTCGTTTATTTAATCGGTGTTGCATTATTCGGGATTTTATCTTCCGGTAAGCAAAAATCCGCTAAAGATTATTTCCTCGGCTCAAAGCAAATTCCATGGTGGGCAGTGTGTTTTTCGATTGTTGCTACCGAAACGAGTACTCTTACTTTTGTCAGCATTCCCGGACTCGCATATTTAACAAATATGTCGTTTCTTCAGCTTGCAGTCGGATATATGATTGGACGTATTGTTGTTGCGATTGTTTTCATTCCAAGATATTATAGAGGAGAAATGGAAACAGCTTATCAATATCTCGGCAATCGTTTCGGCGACCCTATGAGAAAATATTCATCCATCACTTTTATCTTTTTAAGAATATTTGCTGATGGTGTGAGATTATTTGTTACAGCTATCCCAATTAAGTTCATTACAGGTTTTGGTTATCTTGAATGTATTATCATTGTAGGTGCTATTACTCTTGTTTATTCTTACATCGGTGGCATTAAAGCAGTAATATGGACTGATGTTATTCAGATGTTCATTTATATAGGCGGTGCTATCGCCTCTTTTTGGGTCATTCTCGAATTGCTTCCCGGCGGATGGCAGGATGTTGTGAACTTTGCTACTCCTGGTAACAAGTTTCAGATTTTTAATTTTAATTTTGCTGATTCGCTTCAAAGTTTTTTCACAGGACCATATAATGTAATAGGAGGGTTAGTAGGCGGCGCATTTCTTTCAATGGCATCACACGGAACAGACCAGCTTATTGTTCAGCGGTTGCTTACCTGCGAAGACAAACGTTCATCGCAAAAAGCAGTCATCTGGAGCGGCGTTATCGTATTTTTCCAGTTTGCGATATTTCTATTGATAGGCATTATGCTTTATGCTCTCTATCAAGGAGCTGATTTCAAAACAATGGTCATAGATGGATACGCTTTGACTAAGTCCGATGAGATTTTTCCGAGGTTCATAATTCAAAATCTTCCGATTGGTATTGCAGGTCTTGTTGTTGCAGGATTGCTGTCTGCATCAATGTCAACGTTGTCTTCAGCATTTAACTCACTTGCATCAACAACCGTATTTGATTTATTTAAAGTAAAAGATGACCCGAATAATCCCGGAAAGGAACTGCGTTTCTCACGTTATGCAACTTTGTTCTGGGGATTTGTAATTATCTGCACGGGACTTTTATTTCAGGATGAAAAAAATCCCGCGGTTGACTATGCCCTTAAGATTCAATCTATGATTTACGGCGGATTGCTTGGCGTGTTTTTGCTTGGGATGATAAGCAAGAAAGCAAACTTGTCAGATGCAATAATTTCTTATTCCGTCGCAATTGTTTCTTTATTCTTATTATTTATATTGCCGCAATTTAAAATAATCCCTGCATTGAATTTAACATGGTTCACATTCTTTGGTGTAATAATTACGTTCGTTGTTGCAACAATCACAGGAATGTTTCACAAGAAAACCAATTTAACTGTTAATGGATAA
- a CDS encoding outer membrane beta-barrel protein, whose translation MRKKILVVSMVLVFFAAGFAKAGWKDDPMSLKILDKSERMKVEKDYKSEKKMNDIMRGEIFDFYIDFQLGYGGTSATVDKTSNLNGNLETKSQGGITTGVLTYFSLFNAVKFSTGLAYVKKKFTVDPKSLVGTNPGFDSSSTDFSNNYLNIPLNINFGGMVTDKVGIMFNGGPYVGILLNTPSQAGYGYKNFDFGLTGTLTANYMLNPVTSIILGTRMDYGGLNNLGSTQYVDKISTLNYVVFTGLRLGWGI comes from the coding sequence ATGAGAAAAAAAATACTTGTTGTTTCAATGGTCTTAGTTTTTTTCGCAGCAGGTTTTGCAAAAGCCGGCTGGAAAGACGACCCGATGTCTTTAAAAATTTTGGATAAAAGTGAAAGAATGAAAGTTGAGAAGGACTACAAGAGCGAGAAAAAAATGAACGATATAATGAGAGGTGAAATTTTTGATTTTTACATAGATTTTCAATTAGGATACGGAGGAACGAGCGCAACTGTTGACAAAACATCAAACCTGAATGGAAACCTGGAAACAAAATCACAAGGTGGAATTACCACGGGAGTTTTAACCTATTTCAGTTTGTTCAATGCTGTAAAATTTTCTACGGGACTTGCCTATGTAAAAAAGAAATTTACAGTTGATCCTAAATCATTAGTAGGGACAAACCCCGGTTTTGATAGTTCGTCTACGGATTTCAGCAATAATTACTTAAACATTCCTCTTAACATAAATTTCGGCGGAATGGTAACTGATAAAGTGGGAATAATGTTTAACGGAGGTCCTTATGTAGGAATATTATTGAATACCCCAAGCCAGGCAGGTTATGGTTATAAAAATTTTGACTTTGGTTTAACCGGAACCTTGACTGCTAATTATATGCTTAATCCTGTAACAAGTATTATTTTAGGAACCAGAATGGATTACGGCGGTTTGAACAATCTTGGCAGCACTCAATATGTAGATAAAATTTCTACACTTAACTATGTTGTGTTTACCGGCTTACGTTTAGGTTGGGGAATATAA
- a CDS encoding alpha/beta fold hydrolase, translating into MKELIIKSLTILLGMMLLSVQSSFSQEDLRDADLPGKEQIERELPVIPYHGEKIKMKIPHDLDSYQYNLVPSVVPKDPNRDYTVLKQDFLITLRDGVKMDCSKFYPSEPNIYLPNGYPVVIMVHGYADRKEVHEQMARAQAEYNYVVYTYSVRGQGNSEGLSNLISKVEALDLMELVNYVKLDNVGGDSNSVLIMGGSQGGTLPYMASCMGMKVKAIISSVTSPQFASSWIDNGSIKMTFLWTIEYEPTEARYTPLVDRMSDWVYASGYKTKLWDSLNINVPKDRDFSDIVYKNTTPIMVENSWQDYFFNARQGIESFPNITAPKYVYLGAVMGHGGDTYPPETNWHMSFFNEFFFHYLWGYNQGLDTRPDFHYALTTFPRQDNMWSYIHDSSAVWPPVGYTNTRYYFNSRDKLTTTKNTSNTASKSFSTGAKVNNLAMTYCVNEEFTGTEFASKFAKQEVSFYSPVLTSAKRWVGAPEIKLTYSSSADICQFNFQIYEQRSNGEIQFINRVNYTDRNYTANAKKSITIKGIGHAHQFQSGSKILVKVTNLDTRPGESFLGTNPHVLPILKKGTNKIFFNESYIDIPMKNAIGTDNMTTNIQSRESEETTLFDNSPNPFNPSTKIKFSLPADYNGMVTLKIYDIVGREVATLVNQSLAGGLHEYNWNATTFASGMYFFRLSTDNFVGVKKMMLIK; encoded by the coding sequence ATGAAAGAACTAATTATCAAATCTCTAACCATCCTTCTCGGTATGATGCTTCTTAGCGTCCAATCTTCTTTTTCACAAGAAGATTTGAGAGATGCAGATCTTCCCGGCAAAGAACAAATCGAACGTGAACTTCCGGTTATTCCATATCACGGTGAGAAAATTAAGATGAAAATTCCTCACGATTTGGATTCTTATCAATACAATCTCGTTCCGAGTGTTGTTCCAAAAGATCCGAACAGAGATTACACAGTTTTAAAACAAGATTTTCTTATTACTTTAAGAGATGGTGTAAAGATGGATTGCTCAAAATTCTATCCAAGCGAACCGAATATTTATCTTCCTAACGGTTATCCCGTTGTCATAATGGTCCACGGCTATGCGGACAGAAAAGAAGTGCATGAGCAAATGGCGCGTGCACAAGCTGAATATAATTATGTAGTTTATACCTACAGCGTGCGTGGACAGGGTAATTCTGAAGGACTATCAAATTTAATAAGTAAAGTTGAAGCGTTGGATTTGATGGAACTTGTAAATTATGTAAAACTCGATAACGTTGGTGGTGATTCAAATAGTGTATTGATAATGGGCGGTTCACAAGGAGGAACGCTTCCTTATATGGCTTCATGCATGGGAATGAAAGTTAAAGCAATTATTTCATCTGTGACTTCACCCCAATTTGCTTCAAGCTGGATTGACAATGGAAGCATTAAAATGACTTTCTTATGGACAATTGAGTATGAGCCAACTGAGGCAAGATATACTCCATTGGTTGACAGAATGTCAGACTGGGTCTATGCATCAGGTTATAAAACTAAATTGTGGGATTCTCTTAATATTAACGTTCCGAAAGACAGAGATTTTTCCGATATAGTTTATAAGAATACAACTCCGATAATGGTTGAAAATTCATGGCAGGATTATTTCTTTAATGCGCGTCAGGGAATTGAATCTTTTCCGAATATAACTGCTCCAAAGTATGTTTACTTAGGCGCGGTAATGGGACATGGCGGCGATACATATCCGCCTGAAACAAATTGGCATATGAGTTTCTTTAATGAATTCTTCTTCCATTACTTATGGGGATATAATCAGGGATTAGACACTCGTCCTGATTTCCACTATGCATTGACAACATTCCCGCGTCAAGACAATATGTGGAGTTATATTCACGATAGTTCTGCAGTATGGCCTCCGGTTGGATATACAAACACAAGATATTATTTCAACTCAAGAGACAAGTTGACTACAACAAAAAATACAAGCAATACTGCGAGCAAATCTTTTTCTACCGGTGCAAAGGTTAATAATTTAGCAATGACATATTGTGTAAATGAAGAATTTACAGGAACAGAGTTTGCTTCAAAATTCGCGAAACAGGAAGTAAGCTTCTATTCACCGGTGTTAACAAGTGCAAAAAGATGGGTCGGAGCTCCTGAAATTAAATTAACATATTCATCTTCTGCTGATATTTGTCAGTTTAACTTCCAGATATATGAGCAAAGATCGAATGGTGAGATACAATTTATTAACAGAGTAAATTATACAGACAGAAATTATACTGCTAATGCAAAGAAATCTATAACCATAAAAGGTATTGGGCATGCGCATCAGTTCCAGTCAGGAAGCAAAATTTTAGTAAAGGTTACGAATCTTGATACAAGACCTGGTGAGTCATTCTTAGGAACAAACCCGCACGTTCTTCCTATTCTTAAAAAAGGAACAAACAAAATTTTCTTCAACGAGTCATATATAGACATTCCAATGAAGAATGCAATTGGAACAGACAACATGACAACTAATATTCAATCAAGAGAATCAGAAGAAACAACATTATTTGACAATTCGCCGAACCCATTCAATCCTTCAACAAAGATTAAATTCTCGTTGCCTGCAGATTATAACGGAATGGTTACATTGAAAATTTATGACATCGTCGGTAGAGAAGTAGCAACACTTGTCAACCAAAGTTTGGCAGGGGGTTTGCATGAATATAACTGGAATGCAACAACGTTTGCATCAGGAATGTACTTCTTCAGACTTTCGACTGATAACTTTGTAGGTGTAAAGAAAATGATGTTGATTAAATAA